In Fusarium verticillioides 7600 chromosome 6, whole genome shotgun sequence, the sequence GAACCACGAGGCTGTTCCGCCATGTGCCACAACCTCGTCTTACCTCCCACGAACCCAGAAGCCGACtatggcttcatcatcatggagcaTGAAGAGTACCCGCCCATGTCGGGAGCAAATACCGTTGCGACGGTGACGTGTCTGCTGGAAACGGGCATGGTGACGATGCAGGAACCTGAGACggttgtcaagcttgatgcgCCGGCTGGACTTGTTACTGCTTATGCGAAGTGTGAGAATGGGAAATGTAAGAGTGTCAGGTTTCATAATGTGCCTGCCTTTGTGTTTGCCACGGACAAGGAGATCTCGGTACCGGATCTGGGCACGGTGAAAGTCGACATTGCATATGGAGGGATGATCTACGTGTTGGTAGATGCTGCGTCAGTTGGTCTCAAGATAAAGACTACGGAGGgagccaagcttgtcaaggtcggAGAGCGGATCAAGAGAGCTGTCATGGAACAAACGGACCCAGTGCATCCGGAAAACCCTGGTATTCATGGCGTCACAATTATCGAGTTCACAGAGCCTCTGTATGAGTACAAGGATGGAAAGGCAGCAAACAACACTGTAGTCGTGTCTCCCGGGCGCTTAGATCGAAGCCCTTGCGGAACAGGAACTTGTGCCAGGCTAGCAGTTCTTCATGCAAAAggagagctgaaggagggTGAGAACTTTTATCACCGCGGCATCACTGGGACGGAATTCGTTGGTAGAGTAGAGGGAACAACCAAGGTTGGTGAATATTCTGCGATTTATCCCTCTGTTGAAGGACAGGCATGGATAACAAGCTTCAAACAAGTTGTGTTGGATTCCACAGACCCTTTCCCTGAAGGATTTCGTGTTGGAGATACATGGCATCTAGACCCCGAAGAGTAGATATGTTTCAACCTAAATAAAAAAGAGACTTAGGAAAACCTGGTCAAATCCAAGAACAATGATACAGCAGCTGGCTAGTTTATCACGAGAAATATGTAAATGTCTACAAAAGACTTCTTGTCCCACTGACTGAGAGTTATAGCCACAGCAACTCTGTAAAacgccagcttcttcataAGGGAGACATGAAATTTGAGCACCTTTGTTCAAGGCAGTATAGATTTTATATGAGATTAGTATCGCTTAGGACGTCTTTAAACTAGGTAATGATGTCGGAAAGTCTCCCAGTCATGGGAAAGTTTGGGCAGCCTTATCGACGTAATGACGCATTCAATTCGAATGATGCGTATCCTAGTATGAGAATGGACGACGTCTATAGAACTCACTATCCTCAGGCTTCCCCTCATAAggagcatcaacaacatcagcatccaAAAACCAAGACGGATCGCCCTCAGTCAACACCTGGCTCCAACCATTCCCCATCCACCTTAACAAATTCCCCGTAGGATCGGCACTCTCAAACTTATAATCCTCCCATCGCGGCGACCTCAACACCTCAAGGCACTGCACAGAAGACCCAGGCCACAGCGCTACAATGCGTGACCCAAGCCTACCGGAGCGATACCACGATGAGCACTCATCCGTGTACACAGTGCCTTTGAAGTACTCGTCTATGTACTGACTAAAGTCAGCTACACGCTCGGGCTTGGCCTCTATGGTAGCGTAGTCTTCCTTCTGAAGCTTGCGGATCGCTTTGACGATGTAGTCGCCTTGTGCTTCGAAGATGCTGAGTAGGCTGCCTGAGCCTAGACCGCAGTTGGGAccggcgatgaggaagaagttggggAATTCGTCGACTGCAAGTGAGATATAGGTCTCCCAATGTGGTTTCCACTTTTCTGTGAGCGCCTTGCCATTGCGGCCTCTTATTTGGAAAGTCGGCGGCGCCTCGACGTCGTAGCCAGTCGCGCAGACGAGAACATGAAGTTCGACCTCTTCCCCAGAGGTCACTTTGACTCCTCGTT encodes:
- a CDS encoding proline racemase produces the protein MPFKRSFNTVGVHCGGEVCDVVVGGVRDVPGKTMYEKMMHFWKHEDHLRNLLLNEPRGCSAMCHNLVLPPTNPEADYGFIIMEHEEYPPMSGANTVATVTCLLETGMVTMQEPETVVKLDAPAGLVTAYAKCENGKCKSVRFHNVPAFVFATDKEISVPDLGTVKVDIAYGGMIYVLVDAASVGLKIKTTEGAKLVKVGERIKRAVMEQTDPVHPENPGIHGVTIIEFTEPLYEYKDGKAANNTVVVSPGRLDRSPCGTGTCARLAVLHAKGELKEGENFYHRGITGTEFVGRVEGTTKVGEYSAIYPSVEGQAWITSFKQVVLDSTDPFPEGFRVGDTWHLDPEE